In Deltaproteobacteria bacterium, the genomic stretch GGGAGGTTTCTCACCCTATTTTCGCTCCTGTGGGATGGAGACTTGCGCAGGCTTCTGCAGAGGAGATGAAGTCAGTGCCGAAGATAGCGGTCCTCATCCCCGCCTACAATGCCTCCTGCAGCCTCCGAGGGGTGATTGAGGGGGTCAGGGGCTATGGGCTGGATATCTTGGTGGTGGACGATGGTTCCACCGATGCCACGGCTGAGATCGCTGGAGAGTTAGGAGTCCGAGTCTTGAGGCATGGGGTAAATCGGGGCAAGGGGATGGCCTTGAAAACGGGTTTTCGATTTCTCCTGCATCATGGCTACAAGGCCGTGATTACCATGGACGCCGATGGCCAACACGACCCCTCCTTCATCCCCCAATTTATCCGTGCCTATCAGGAGGGAAAAGGTGAGATCATCATCGGTTCTCGGACGGGGGAGTTTGGGGAAATAAACTGGCTGAGAAGGTTTTGGAATAGATTGGGGGCAAAGGCCGTATCCAAACTTACAGGCACCCCCTTCACCGATACCCAGTCCGGCTATCGTCTCATCAAGGGGGAGGTGTTGAGGGGATTCCCCCTCTGCGCCTCGGGTTATGAGGCGGAATTGGAGCTCCTCATTAAGGCTTGCAAAAGGGGCCAC encodes the following:
- a CDS encoding glycosyltransferase family 2 protein, with the protein product MKSVPKIAVLIPAYNASCSLRGVIEGVRGYGLDILVVDDGSTDATAEIAGELGVRVLRHGVNRGKGMALKTGFRFLLHHGYKAVITMDADGQHDPSFIPQFIRAYQEGKGEIIIGSRTGEFGEINWLRRFWNRLGAKAVSKLTGTPFTDTQSGYRLIKGEVLRGFPLCASGYEAELELLIKACKRGHSVVQIPVTTHYADGRPSSHFRPVRDTWLICRTFLQELFWR